A single region of the Lysinibacillus sp. B2A1 genome encodes:
- a CDS encoding GntR family transcriptional regulator, with protein MTLDFSRDKPIYSQLVDRICGDILKGMLALGDRLPSVREYAVETGVNVNTVQRVYKELEAMNITETKRGQGTFITTNEERIVVLREDMKNQLADNFLSSIEALGFSKEEMLIVLQNKS; from the coding sequence ATGACACTTGACTTTTCTCGTGATAAACCAATCTATAGCCAGCTTGTTGATCGCATTTGTGGAGATATTTTAAAAGGGATGTTAGCACTTGGGGACCGGCTTCCTTCTGTTCGAGAGTATGCAGTAGAGACAGGGGTTAATGTCAATACAGTGCAGCGTGTATATAAGGAGTTAGAGGCGATGAATATAACGGAAACTAAACGAGGGCAGGGTACATTTATCACAACGAATGAAGAGCGAATTGTTGTGTTGCGAGAAGATATGAAAAATCAATTAGCAGATAATTTTTTATCGTCCATTGAAGCACTTGGGTTTTCAAAGGAAGAGATGCTGATTGTTTTGCAAAATAAGTCGTGA
- a CDS encoding MFS transporter, producing MEATRQKLWTKDFLIISLINFTITLIFYLLMVTIAAYAVEQFHASTSTAGLVSSIFIIGTLFGRLGTGRIIGDWGSKKTLFCGLLLFMLSTISYFIAGNLPLLMLNRLVQGIALGVASTATGTIIAQILPSERRGEGIGYYSLSAILATAIGPFIGILLTQLFEDYRVIFAVDSVLAIICFLMYFIVTVPYMPKKTTEATVKAGFKVSNFIEMRALPIAFVALVIGFSYSGVMSFMSFYAKELHLVTAGSYFFIIYAVVILATRPFTGKLLDTRGANIIIYPCLVIFAIGMYAFSSATTTIAFLIAATCIGVGYGNFNSVAQAIAIKVTPNERLGLATSTYFILYDLGLGVGPYLLGFFVSSMGYGAIFFTMVFVILLSIVLYYFLYGKYENLKQAKIS from the coding sequence GTGGAAGCAACTAGACAGAAACTTTGGACAAAGGACTTTTTAATCATCTCCCTTATCAATTTTACGATTACCTTAATTTTTTATTTATTAATGGTGACGATTGCAGCATATGCGGTAGAGCAATTCCATGCTTCAACAAGTACAGCAGGGTTAGTATCAAGTATTTTTATTATCGGGACATTATTTGGGCGACTTGGTACAGGACGAATTATAGGTGACTGGGGTAGTAAAAAAACATTGTTTTGCGGTTTATTACTTTTTATGCTGTCAACAATATCCTATTTTATAGCAGGAAATCTTCCCTTACTAATGCTAAATCGTTTAGTACAGGGAATTGCACTCGGTGTGGCAAGTACAGCAACGGGAACAATTATTGCACAAATTTTACCGTCTGAACGACGTGGAGAAGGAATTGGCTATTACAGTTTAAGTGCCATTTTAGCCACTGCGATTGGTCCATTTATAGGGATTCTTTTAACACAGTTATTTGAGGATTACCGCGTGATTTTTGCTGTTGACTCAGTTTTAGCAATTATTTGCTTTTTAATGTATTTCATCGTAACGGTGCCATACATGCCTAAGAAAACAACAGAAGCAACAGTGAAAGCAGGCTTTAAGGTATCAAATTTTATTGAGATGCGTGCATTACCAATTGCGTTTGTAGCACTGGTTATTGGCTTTTCCTACTCAGGGGTAATGTCCTTTATGTCGTTTTACGCAAAAGAGCTTCATTTGGTGACAGCGGGAAGCTATTTCTTTATTATCTATGCGGTTGTGATTTTGGCAACTCGTCCATTTACAGGGAAATTACTAGATACTAGAGGAGCAAATATTATTATTTATCCCTGTCTAGTCATTTTTGCGATAGGGATGTATGCCTTTAGCTCAGCGACAACTACAATAGCCTTTTTAATCGCTGCTACTTGTATTGGGGTCGGCTATGGGAACTTTAATTCTGTAGCACAAGCAATAGCCATCAAGGTGACACCAAATGAGCGTTTAGGACTTGCGACATCTACATACTTTATTTTGTATGATTTAGGTTTAGGTGTTGGTCCTTACCTCTTAGGATTCTTTGTTTCATCAATGGGCTACGGTGCTATTTTCTTCACAATGGTATTTGTTATATTACTATCAATTGTGCTTTATTATTTCTTATATGGGAAATATGAAAACTTGAAACAAGCAAAAATTTCATAG
- a CDS encoding thioredoxin reductase, with the protein MWHVYDVTIIGGCPAGLYSAFYSGLRKLKTKLIGSQSQLGGKVLLYPEKLIWDIGGHPPVLGEQFVTQLIEQAKTFDPTILTDTKVDRIERQGDVFIVHTATGEKHYSKTVLLADGDGIINPQKLALEGAKKYEMSNLHYTVQSYKRFVNKDIIISGGGNAAIDWAVGLSPIAKSITVVYRKDTLLAHEVTIKEALDAGVHIECNTSITKLTANADKTAIQLVTCENAKTKQSYTRQIDEVIVSHGYNREASLAFDEAIVIPKKDDYYFEGKATGETAQPGIFAAGDILSFEGKINLLLGTFQDAANAVNSIKTYLELTAYRYGMVSSHNELFFKEKNRSIIKKQLVQVN; encoded by the coding sequence ATGTGGCATGTATACGATGTGACGATTATTGGCGGATGTCCTGCTGGCTTATATAGCGCCTTTTATAGTGGCTTACGTAAGTTAAAAACAAAATTAATTGGGAGCCAATCACAGCTTGGTGGAAAAGTATTACTTTATCCTGAAAAGCTCATCTGGGATATTGGTGGACATCCTCCTGTGCTTGGTGAGCAGTTTGTCACACAATTAATAGAACAAGCGAAAACATTTGACCCAACCATTTTAACAGACACTAAAGTAGATAGAATTGAACGTCAGGGCGATGTTTTTATAGTACATACAGCAACTGGTGAAAAGCATTATAGTAAAACTGTACTTTTAGCTGATGGAGACGGTATCATTAACCCTCAAAAGTTAGCACTTGAAGGAGCCAAAAAATATGAAATGTCAAATTTACATTATACCGTTCAATCCTATAAACGTTTTGTAAATAAGGACATCATTATTTCAGGAGGGGGCAATGCGGCGATTGATTGGGCTGTTGGGCTAAGCCCTATTGCCAAAAGTATCACGGTTGTTTATCGCAAAGATACATTATTAGCTCATGAAGTAACAATAAAGGAAGCACTTGATGCTGGCGTGCATATAGAATGCAATACTAGCATTACAAAACTTACCGCAAATGCTGATAAAACAGCTATTCAATTAGTCACATGCGAAAATGCTAAAACTAAACAGAGCTATACTCGTCAAATCGATGAGGTGATTGTTAGTCATGGCTATAACCGTGAAGCATCCCTTGCATTTGATGAAGCCATTGTCATTCCTAAAAAGGATGATTATTATTTTGAAGGAAAAGCAACGGGAGAAACGGCACAGCCTGGTATTTTTGCAGCAGGCGATATTTTATCGTTTGAAGGAAAAATCAATCTGCTTCTCGGAACATTTCAAGATGCAGCCAATGCGGTTAACTCGATTAAAACGTATTTAGAACTGACAGCCTACCGATATGGTATGGTGTCCTCTCATAATGAGCTATTTTTTAAAGAAAAAAATCGCTCTATTATCAAAAAGCAACTTGTCCAAGTAAATTAA
- a CDS encoding transporter — MKHFLTRCSLIICLLLTLAVPVQAAQSYSHLYIAISDALMNTKQDNEAEAKQALEQFATDWAKVTSEQKEAKAKVDEILLQATEAASKDERLEALSALSNALRNLEKLENPVDEAAQRAEFGQKFKPIMADFEKALASGDIQKIDEAYKDFNIKWNKSERPVREQSIAMYGQIETQMAFLRITISSEEPDISLIQSQFADLKQTINDFVAGKETAEVVEGEFSLATLIAYIDEANDFIDAEDYKAASEKIREFITVWPSIEIEISTRNGSLYTKIESDMPIIASDLLKSSVDKEDITKKLENFRTEIELIQGDSDYTIWDAALILLREGLEALLIILALVSFLDKSGQKKMRKWIYVGAFVGVLLSAVAAILMSTILNSATIDTNRELMEGYVGLLAAAMMIGVGIWLHSKSSVASWNRYISKQIGSAISSGSVFAMAAISFLSVFREGAETLVFYAGIAPKMETSQFMLGIVVALLILAIFALVLFKASGKIPIYKFFAVATVLIYVLAFKIIGVSLHTLQLRDSVPTTIVDGLPVVSLIGFYPTVETMLGQAVLLLLVVATIIYKKKQ, encoded by the coding sequence GTGAAGCACTTTTTAACGCGCTGTAGTTTGATTATTTGCTTACTCCTGACATTAGCTGTACCAGTGCAAGCAGCGCAATCCTATAGTCATCTATATATTGCGATTAGTGATGCGCTGATGAATACGAAGCAGGATAATGAAGCTGAGGCAAAGCAGGCGCTTGAACAATTTGCCACAGACTGGGCTAAGGTTACTTCAGAGCAAAAAGAGGCGAAAGCAAAGGTGGATGAGATTCTTTTGCAGGCAACGGAAGCCGCTTCAAAAGATGAACGCTTGGAGGCACTTTCTGCACTGTCGAATGCACTACGAAACTTAGAAAAACTTGAAAATCCAGTAGATGAAGCTGCACAGCGAGCGGAGTTTGGACAAAAGTTTAAGCCGATTATGGCAGACTTTGAAAAGGCTTTAGCAAGTGGAGATATCCAGAAAATTGATGAAGCCTACAAGGATTTTAATATAAAATGGAATAAAAGCGAGCGACCTGTACGTGAGCAAAGCATTGCGATGTATGGGCAAATCGAAACACAAATGGCATTTCTGCGTATCACTATTTCTTCAGAAGAGCCTGATATTAGCCTAATACAGTCTCAATTTGCAGATTTAAAACAAACGATTAATGATTTTGTGGCAGGCAAAGAAACAGCAGAAGTAGTAGAAGGAGAATTTTCTTTGGCTACATTAATTGCTTATATTGATGAAGCTAATGATTTCATTGATGCTGAGGATTATAAGGCAGCTTCTGAGAAAATTCGTGAATTTATTACAGTCTGGCCAAGTATTGAAATAGAAATCTCAACACGAAATGGTAGTCTATATACAAAAATTGAAAGTGATATGCCCATTATTGCGAGCGATTTATTAAAATCCTCTGTTGATAAAGAAGACATTACAAAAAAATTAGAAAATTTCCGTACCGAAATCGAGCTTATTCAAGGTGATTCGGATTATACAATATGGGATGCAGCACTAATCTTACTTCGTGAAGGTCTTGAGGCACTACTTATTATTTTGGCCTTAGTATCATTCCTTGATAAATCAGGACAAAAGAAGATGCGCAAATGGATTTATGTAGGCGCATTTGTTGGTGTTCTGCTGTCTGCTGTTGCAGCAATCCTCATGTCGACTATTTTGAACTCAGCAACTATTGATACAAATCGAGAATTAATGGAAGGTTATGTAGGCTTACTTGCAGCGGCCATGATGATTGGCGTGGGAATCTGGTTGCATAGTAAATCAAGTGTGGCGAGCTGGAATCGCTATATTTCTAAACAAATAGGTAGTGCTATTTCCAGTGGCTCTGTCTTTGCCATGGCAGCCATTAGCTTTTTATCGGTTTTCCGTGAAGGAGCAGAAACACTTGTTTTTTACGCAGGGATTGCTCCAAAAATGGAGACTTCTCAATTTATGCTAGGTATTGTGGTAGCCCTACTAATTTTGGCAATCTTTGCACTTGTGCTATTTAAAGCGAGTGGAAAAATTCCAATTTATAAATTCTTTGCAGTGGCAACTGTGTTAATTTATGTATTGGCCTTTAAAATTATTGGTGTCAGTCTGCATACGCTCCAATTAAGAGATTCGGTACCTACTACAATTGTAGATGGCTTGCCAGTCGTCAGCTTAATAGGATTCTATCCTACGGTTGAAACCATGCTTGGACAAGCAGTTTTACTGTTACTAGTTGTAGCGACAATTATCTATAAAAAGAAACAATAA
- a CDS encoding MarR family transcriptional regulator: MTVEQEFFNQYRLMYRPFINQLNVQLEPYQLYSSQWAVLRFLNDKGPHSFVDIANFMSIEKPSVTKLVHKLVDLGYVETVAGKDKREKLVHLSKYGEELVQEIKSQLSPFFEQALAGVPQQDIEIATQVLARICMNINQ, encoded by the coding sequence ATGACGGTGGAACAGGAATTCTTCAATCAATACCGTTTAATGTATAGGCCGTTTATCAATCAGTTGAATGTTCAACTTGAACCTTATCAATTATATAGCTCGCAATGGGCTGTACTTCGTTTCTTAAATGATAAAGGTCCTCATTCATTTGTGGATATTGCTAATTTTATGTCTATAGAGAAACCGAGTGTAACGAAGCTTGTTCATAAACTCGTGGATTTGGGCTATGTGGAAACGGTAGCGGGTAAGGATAAGCGTGAAAAGCTTGTTCACTTATCGAAGTATGGAGAAGAACTTGTGCAGGAAATAAAGTCGCAATTGAGCCCTTTTTTTGAGCAGGCACTTGCGGGTGTACCACAGCAAGATATTGAAATCGCGACACAGGTTTTAGCAAGAATTTGTATGAATATCAATCAATAG
- a CDS encoding iron ABC transporter: protein MTKFRQFPFWLQVLLALLVLIGTAGISLCLGAANTSIQDVYQAIVGQSGNKHYTILREIRFPRIIAAIFVGSALAVAGAIMQGVTRNPLADPGLLGLTAGANAALALTIAFIPKFSYYTLILACFIGAGIGMMIVYGIGASTKKGFSPLRLVLAGAAVTALLQAIAEGTGILFQISKDVSMWTSGGFIGTTWKALLIVPVIVIGLLLSFAFSRQLTILSLNEEVAVGVGQNTTLIKGIMMFAVVILAGSAVALVGNLAFVGLMVPHIVRTFVGTDYRFVLPMSAIVGGWFMVTADFTGRMINAPFETPVVAIISILGLPFFLLLVRKGGRQFV from the coding sequence ATGACAAAGTTTCGACAGTTTCCATTTTGGCTTCAGGTATTGCTTGCATTGCTCGTATTAATCGGCACGGCTGGTATCTCGCTGTGCTTAGGTGCAGCGAATACGAGCATTCAGGATGTCTATCAAGCAATTGTCGGACAAAGTGGTAACAAGCATTACACGATTTTACGTGAAATTCGATTTCCTCGTATCATTGCTGCTATTTTTGTTGGTAGTGCACTCGCAGTTGCGGGAGCGATTATGCAGGGGGTTACACGAAATCCATTAGCGGATCCAGGGCTGCTTGGTTTAACGGCAGGGGCAAATGCAGCCCTTGCCTTAACGATTGCATTTATCCCGAAATTTTCCTATTATACATTAATTTTAGCCTGCTTTATTGGAGCTGGAATTGGTATGATGATTGTTTATGGGATTGGTGCTTCTACTAAGAAAGGCTTCTCTCCATTGAGGCTTGTTTTAGCTGGTGCAGCAGTTACCGCTTTATTACAAGCAATCGCGGAAGGCACAGGCATCTTATTTCAAATTTCCAAGGATGTATCGATGTGGACAAGTGGTGGTTTTATTGGTACAACATGGAAGGCGTTACTGATTGTCCCTGTGATTGTCATCGGTCTACTATTGTCATTTGCTTTTAGTCGTCAATTAACGATTTTAAGTTTAAATGAAGAAGTAGCGGTCGGTGTTGGGCAAAATACAACATTAATTAAAGGAATCATGATGTTTGCTGTTGTCATTCTGGCAGGCTCTGCCGTAGCACTCGTTGGGAATCTTGCATTTGTTGGTTTAATGGTGCCACATATTGTCCGTACATTTGTAGGGACAGACTATCGTTTTGTCTTACCAATGAGCGCTATTGTTGGTGGTTGGTTTATGGTGACAGCTGATTTTACAGGACGCATGATTAATGCACCATTTGAAACGCCAGTTGTAGCAATTATTTCGATTCTTGGTCTTCCATTCTTCCTACTATTAGTGCGGAAGGGAGGACGCCAATTTGTTTAA
- a CDS encoding iron-enterobactin transporter ATP-binding protein (with FepBDE is involved in the transport of ferric enterobactin), producing the protein MRLEVESIRVGYENKTVVHDLSLQIPDGKITTIIGSNGCGKSTLLKAITRILKHESGQVVLDGQNISKMKTKELAKELAILPQSPESAHGLTVEELVSYGRFPYQKGFGNLSQKDKDVIDWALQVTKTEDFRLQSVDALSGGQRQRVWIAMALAQETDIIFLDEPTTYLDMAHQLEVLELLYKLNEEQGRTIVMVLHDLNQAARFSDYIVALSQGELVKFGTAEEVMVPEVLKKVFNIDAVIGQDPRTNKPMCITYNLLQTV; encoded by the coding sequence TTGCGTTTAGAAGTTGAATCGATTCGTGTGGGTTATGAGAATAAAACGGTTGTGCATGACTTATCGCTGCAAATTCCAGATGGCAAAATAACAACCATCATTGGTTCAAATGGTTGTGGAAAATCCACCTTATTAAAGGCCATTACACGTATTTTAAAGCATGAGAGTGGACAGGTAGTACTAGATGGTCAAAATATTTCCAAAATGAAAACGAAAGAATTGGCGAAAGAACTGGCCATCTTACCACAAAGTCCTGAAAGTGCGCATGGTTTAACTGTGGAAGAGCTTGTATCCTACGGTCGATTTCCCTATCAAAAGGGCTTTGGCAATTTATCACAAAAGGATAAAGATGTCATTGACTGGGCTTTACAGGTGACAAAAACAGAAGACTTCCGCTTGCAATCTGTAGATGCTTTATCTGGTGGACAGCGTCAACGTGTGTGGATTGCGATGGCATTAGCTCAAGAAACCGACATCATATTTTTAGATGAGCCAACAACCTATTTAGATATGGCACATCAATTAGAGGTTTTAGAGTTACTTTACAAGCTGAATGAAGAACAAGGGCGCACGATTGTCATGGTACTCCATGATTTAAATCAAGCAGCACGCTTCTCTGATTATATTGTGGCACTGTCACAAGGGGAGCTTGTAAAATTTGGAACAGCTGAGGAAGTCATGGTTCCAGAAGTATTAAAAAAAGTGTTTAATATTGATGCGGTTATTGGTCAAGATCCACGAACAAATAAACCAATGTGCATTACATATAACTTATTACAAACCGTTTAA
- a CDS encoding EfeM/EfeO family lipoprotein, translating to MKKTSLLSVLVAGGIIMTGCGNTDEAKKEEKPQTEQAGTVKEEVDLSAELSAYQKFALEQIDQFLLETEKFVNLFKAGDIEGAKAAYAPARMYFERSEPIAESFGDLDPRIDGRLADIQEEGKGEEEWTGYHKLEYALWVENKTAGYEAIADQLLADAKELHALVQTVEVTPDLMITGAVDLLNEVSTSKISGEEEIYSHTDLYDFKANIEGAEKIFEILRSKLEAKDKELVATLDEKFKAVDDLLAQHATADGGYVSYEELTEENTKALAAAVNQLGEPLSKMGIILE from the coding sequence ATGAAGAAAACATCGTTATTATCAGTATTAGTAGCAGGGGGGATCATTATGACTGGCTGCGGTAATACAGATGAAGCAAAAAAGGAAGAAAAGCCACAAACAGAACAAGCAGGGACAGTAAAAGAAGAAGTGGATTTATCTGCAGAGCTATCAGCCTATCAAAAGTTTGCTTTAGAGCAAATAGATCAATTCTTACTAGAAACAGAAAAATTTGTAAATCTATTTAAAGCAGGTGACATTGAAGGGGCAAAAGCAGCTTATGCACCAGCACGTATGTATTTCGAACGTTCTGAGCCTATTGCAGAAAGCTTTGGTGATCTTGACCCGCGAATCGACGGTCGTTTAGCCGATATCCAAGAAGAAGGTAAGGGCGAGGAAGAATGGACAGGCTATCATAAGCTTGAATATGCACTATGGGTAGAAAATAAAACGGCAGGCTATGAAGCAATTGCAGATCAATTATTAGCAGATGCAAAGGAATTACATGCATTAGTTCAAACCGTTGAAGTGACACCAGATTTGATGATCACTGGTGCAGTTGATTTATTAAATGAAGTATCAACATCTAAAATCTCTGGTGAAGAAGAAATTTACTCTCATACTGACCTTTATGACTTCAAGGCGAATATCGAAGGCGCAGAAAAAATCTTTGAAATCCTACGCTCTAAATTAGAGGCGAAAGACAAAGAACTAGTAGCAACATTAGATGAAAAATTCAAAGCAGTGGATGACTTATTAGCACAGCATGCAACAGCTGATGGCGGCTATGTTTCCTATGAGGAGTTAACGGAGGAAAATACAAAAGCACTAGCAGCAGCTGTTAATCAACTTGGTGAACCATTAAGTAAAATGGGCATTATTTTGGAGTGA
- a CDS encoding ABC transporter substrate-binding protein encodes MKKWLLPMFMMLVLVLAACGNKEEKTEKADEGSKEATSAETITYQSETGPIEVPANPKRVVVLSSFVGDLLQLDVDVVGVDAWAAKKPNFQDAIKDAVVVENTDIEKILELEPDLIIGLNGIENADKLAEIAPTVLFTYGKVDYLQQFIEIGKVVNKEKEATAWVEDFKARAAESGKKIKEKIGEDATVTVAENFNKQFYIYGDNWGRGTEILYQEMGLKMPEKVKETALEPGYYAISQEVLGDYAGDYVIFSMFQDQDNSFTDAAWFKDLEAVKKGHLFEVNANAFYFNDPITLEHQLKFFEEKFLQ; translated from the coding sequence ATGAAAAAGTGGTTATTACCAATGTTTATGATGCTCGTACTAGTATTAGCAGCATGCGGCAATAAAGAAGAGAAAACAGAAAAGGCTGATGAAGGTTCGAAAGAAGCAACTTCAGCGGAAACAATCACATATCAATCTGAGACAGGCCCTATCGAAGTACCAGCAAACCCAAAACGAGTAGTCGTGTTATCTTCATTTGTAGGGGATTTATTACAGCTTGATGTCGATGTTGTTGGTGTAGATGCATGGGCAGCGAAAAAACCGAATTTCCAAGATGCGATTAAAGATGCAGTAGTAGTTGAAAATACAGATATTGAAAAAATTCTGGAGTTAGAGCCAGATTTAATCATTGGCTTAAATGGTATTGAAAATGCTGATAAATTAGCAGAAATTGCACCAACTGTATTATTTACGTATGGGAAAGTTGATTATTTACAACAATTTATTGAAATCGGAAAAGTAGTGAATAAAGAAAAAGAAGCAACGGCATGGGTAGAAGACTTTAAAGCACGTGCAGCAGAATCAGGTAAAAAAATTAAAGAAAAAATTGGTGAAGATGCAACGGTAACAGTAGCAGAAAACTTTAATAAACAATTTTATATTTATGGCGATAACTGGGGTCGTGGAACAGAAATTTTATATCAAGAAATGGGCTTGAAAATGCCTGAGAAAGTAAAAGAAACAGCTTTAGAGCCGGGCTACTATGCGATTTCTCAAGAAGTTTTAGGTGACTATGCAGGGGATTATGTAATCTTCAGTATGTTCCAAGACCAAGATAATTCTTTTACAGATGCAGCATGGTTTAAAGATTTAGAAGCTGTGAAGAAAGGTCATTTATTTGAAGTGAACGCGAATGCTTTTTATTTCAATGATCCAATTACATTAGAACATCAACTAAAATTCTTTGAAGAGAAATTTTTACAATAA
- a CDS encoding iron ABC transporter permease, whose product MFKEGRKKQRKWLFTWLVVTLLIFVLGISLGPASVSFDRIIPTLLGDGSFKESFVLFSVRLPRMLVLAAAGMALALAGAVLQGVTRNDLADPGMIGISSGAGVGITVFYLLVNGDLPHFAYVLPVVGFCSALLTALCIYFFSYQRNKGVHPIQFILIGVGVASALSGVMMVLISSAERSDVQFIAQWLAGNVWGTDWPFFWALVPWLVLGIPYIFYKSNVLNVLAMTEQTAVGLGMNIGRERLRLLIVAVALAAAAVSVTGGIAFIGLMAPHIAKQLVGPRYQFFFPLTLFIGASLLMLADTIGRVAIETATVPAGIVVAFIGAPYFLYLLRKNV is encoded by the coding sequence TTGTTTAAAGAGGGTCGTAAAAAACAGCGAAAATGGCTTTTTACTTGGCTTGTAGTCACGTTATTAATTTTTGTTTTGGGCATTTCATTAGGGCCAGCCTCTGTTTCGTTTGATCGCATTATCCCAACCTTGTTAGGCGATGGTAGTTTTAAAGAGTCCTTCGTATTATTCTCAGTTCGATTACCAAGAATGTTGGTGCTAGCAGCGGCAGGGATGGCGTTAGCTTTAGCTGGTGCGGTCTTACAGGGGGTTACACGCAATGATTTAGCAGATCCTGGCATGATTGGTATCAGTTCAGGAGCAGGCGTTGGCATTACTGTCTTTTATCTACTAGTAAACGGTGATCTTCCTCATTTTGCTTATGTATTACCAGTTGTGGGCTTTTGTAGTGCTCTATTGACAGCGCTTTGCATTTATTTCTTCTCTTATCAACGTAATAAAGGTGTGCATCCTATTCAATTTATCTTGATAGGGGTAGGAGTAGCTTCTGCTTTATCAGGGGTCATGATGGTGTTAATTTCCTCAGCCGAGCGTAGCGATGTGCAATTTATTGCGCAATGGCTAGCAGGCAATGTTTGGGGAACGGATTGGCCATTTTTCTGGGCTTTAGTGCCTTGGCTTGTGCTTGGTATTCCGTATATTTTCTATAAATCCAATGTCTTAAATGTCTTAGCAATGACAGAGCAAACAGCAGTTGGTCTAGGCATGAATATTGGACGTGAACGATTACGTTTATTAATTGTAGCTGTGGCGCTAGCGGCAGCCGCAGTTTCTGTAACGGGTGGTATTGCGTTTATCGGTTTAATGGCCCCACATATTGCAAAGCAGCTCGTTGGCCCACGCTATCAATTCTTTTTCCCACTGACATTGTTTATTGGCGCAAGCTTGCTTATGCTAGCTGATACAATTGGACGTGTTGCTATTGAGACAGCAACTGTACCTGCTGGAATTGTTGTTGCTTTTATCGGCGCACCATACTTTTTGTATTTATTAAGGAAGAATGTATGA
- a CDS encoding deferrochelatase/peroxidase EfeB, translating to MTASNDEKWINKKISRREMLKLTGIGVAGAAIGASGLGGVMKVMGYDVFEPVADSITASNKVNFYSKHQSGITTPVQTNIYFASLDVLFTSKKDLQELFKQWTPLVVRLMNGEIMVDLTTNTRVPTGDTGEADGLDASNLSITIGVGPSLFDKLGIQHLKPAELKDLPHFPKDQLQKEFTGGDLCIQACADDPQVAFHAVRNLVRAASGKVEVKWSQAGFNSFPAGGGTPRNLFAFKDGTVNPAITDEKDLNEVVWVDKGWLKGGSYLIARKVQMHLETWDRTSLKDQEATFGRYRDSGAPFGKTKEFDDFDVEAKDSKGEYIMPDTSHVHLARKSGARILRRSYSYASGVMSNTGAHDAGLIFISFQKDPAQFTAIQNSLGRMDKMNEYITHRGSAVFACFPGVQKGSYLGEALFNAL from the coding sequence ATGACAGCGTCAAACGATGAAAAATGGATCAATAAAAAAATATCTAGACGTGAAATGTTAAAGCTTACAGGCATTGGTGTAGCAGGTGCTGCAATTGGTGCCTCTGGCTTAGGTGGTGTCATGAAAGTGATGGGCTATGATGTCTTTGAGCCTGTTGCAGACAGCATCACTGCTAGTAACAAAGTTAATTTCTACAGTAAGCATCAATCTGGTATCACTACGCCTGTACAAACAAATATTTATTTTGCTTCTTTGGATGTTTTATTTACATCTAAGAAAGATCTTCAAGAGTTGTTCAAACAATGGACACCTCTTGTTGTACGTTTAATGAATGGGGAAATAATGGTCGATTTAACAACGAATACTAGAGTCCCGACTGGCGATACGGGAGAAGCGGATGGCTTAGATGCCTCCAATTTATCCATTACGATCGGTGTAGGACCATCTTTATTTGATAAGCTTGGTATTCAGCATTTGAAGCCTGCAGAGTTGAAGGATTTACCACATTTCCCAAAAGATCAGCTGCAAAAGGAATTTACGGGCGGTGATCTTTGTATTCAAGCCTGTGCGGATGATCCACAGGTAGCGTTCCACGCCGTACGTAATTTAGTACGTGCAGCCTCTGGTAAGGTAGAGGTTAAATGGTCGCAGGCAGGCTTTAACTCGTTTCCTGCTGGAGGAGGGACACCGCGAAATCTCTTTGCATTTAAGGACGGCACTGTGAATCCAGCGATTACAGATGAAAAGGATTTAAATGAGGTTGTTTGGGTTGATAAAGGCTGGCTAAAAGGCGGCTCTTATTTAATTGCACGTAAAGTCCAAATGCATCTTGAAACATGGGATCGTACATCTTTAAAGGATCAGGAAGCAACATTTGGACGTTATCGTGATAGTGGTGCTCCGTTTGGAAAAACAAAGGAATTTGATGATTTTGATGTCGAGGCAAAGGATAGTAAAGGTGAGTATATAATGCCAGATACATCACATGTCCATTTGGCACGGAAATCAGGTGCCCGTATTTTGCGGCGCTCTTATTCTTACGCATCCGGTGTTATGTCGAATACTGGTGCACATGATGCAGGGTTAATATTCATCTCTTTTCAAAAAGACCCAGCACAATTTACAGCCATTCAAAATAGTTTAGGACGAATGGATAAAATGAATGAATACATTACCCATCGAGGCAGTGCTGTGTTTGCATGCTTCCCTGGTGTACAAAAGGGGAGTTATTTAGGTGAAGCACTTTTTAACGCGCTGTAG